From Streptomyces yatensis, one genomic window encodes:
- a CDS encoding asparaginase — MAQLARRFTVVTALAAVALGTTASLAGATEPDPRPTPKVAVIGTGGTIAGVSKSKVSFDDYEAGKLRVSRLVNDLRPEVNRIADVTTQQFGNKDSNNYTIAEYRRLTAAVDHALKFNDGVVVTTGTDTMEEFAYWLDLTVRSDKPVVLTGSMRPWTVIGSDAPANLYNAIHLAASGRTTCFGAVVMLNDQIHAAREVRKSDTLRLNAFSSGSSGELGVIDQNHIRVDRAPARVEQCGKPGWKTPFDLDRIARRPLPKVDIAYSYQGAGPQAIKAFADAGAAGIVTAGTGAGGLSPAMTEARDDAVKNGVVMVSASRTGSGAVYDPDVHGVIGAQDLTPQKARLLLLLSLATTHNEHRIQTWFHTLGTGQFTVRHQGVSDGP; from the coding sequence ATGGCTCAGCTCGCCCGCCGCTTCACCGTAGTGACCGCCCTGGCGGCCGTCGCCCTGGGGACCACGGCCTCCCTCGCCGGTGCCACGGAGCCGGACCCCAGGCCCACCCCCAAGGTCGCGGTCATCGGCACGGGAGGCACCATCGCGGGCGTCAGCAAGTCCAAGGTGTCCTTCGACGACTACGAGGCGGGGAAGCTCCGGGTGTCCCGGCTGGTCAACGACCTCAGGCCCGAGGTGAACCGGATCGCGGACGTGACCACCCAGCAGTTCGGCAACAAGGACTCCAACAACTACACGATCGCCGAGTACCGCCGCCTCACCGCCGCCGTCGACCACGCCCTGAAGTTCAACGACGGGGTGGTGGTCACCACCGGCACCGACACCATGGAGGAGTTCGCGTACTGGCTGGACCTGACCGTCCGCAGCGACAAGCCCGTGGTGCTCACCGGCTCCATGCGGCCCTGGACGGTGATCGGCTCCGACGCCCCGGCCAACCTCTACAACGCCATCCACCTCGCGGCCAGCGGGCGCACCACCTGCTTCGGCGCCGTGGTGATGCTCAACGACCAGATCCACGCCGCCCGCGAGGTGCGCAAGTCCGACACCCTGCGGCTGAACGCGTTCAGCAGCGGCAGCAGCGGGGAACTCGGCGTCATCGACCAGAACCACATCCGCGTCGACCGGGCACCCGCCCGGGTCGAGCAGTGCGGCAAGCCCGGCTGGAAGACCCCGTTCGACCTCGACCGGATCGCCCGGCGGCCGCTGCCCAAGGTCGATATCGCCTACAGCTACCAGGGCGCCGGACCCCAGGCCATCAAGGCGTTCGCCGACGCCGGGGCGGCCGGGATCGTCACCGCGGGCACCGGGGCGGGCGGACTCTCCCCGGCCATGACCGAGGCCCGGGACGACGCCGTCAAGAACGGGGTGGTCATGGTCTCCGCCTCGCGCACCGGCTCCGGCGCGGTCTACGACCCCGATGTCCACGGCGTCATCGGCGCCCAGGACCTGACCCCGCAGAAGGCCCGGCTGCTGCTGCTTCTCTCGCTCGCCACCACCCACAACGAACATCGGATCCAGACCTGGTTCCACACCCTGGGCACCGGCCAGTTCACGGTCCGCCACCAGGGGGTGTCCGACGGGCCGTGA
- a CDS encoding SpoIIE family protein phosphatase, whose amino-acid sequence MTTHDPVDQEDEAGIGSMATAPGGVLDLLRVAAVALDVEGRIALWSPEAEQLFGYRAAEALGRRADKLLVHPKDRRAAVELFARVRAGDTWAGVFPVRRPDGSTLKVEFRTMGLRDAHGEGYALGLAADEGTVRRLETDLAVSGFLIGQSPVGLAVFDTELRWLRANPALQQMNSITEPQVRGHRLGEVLPGLDVEAIEAAMRHVLESGEPLLDQQSIGRTPADPDHDHAWSESYYRLEDPSGRILGVAVSIMDISRRHRETSEIAEARERLAVIADASVRIGTTLDLRQTAQELADVTVPRLADLAAVDVLDSVVHREATPRVWADGSARFRALAVAAGYPTDAVHAADPVGEIARYEPTRLITQCVREARPILVPHVTEQDVRRIARDDDAARVLLREGVHSYIAAPLIARGSVLGTLSLHRTINPRPFDEEDLTLACELAIRAALCIDNARLYARERDAALTLQRSLLSQQPRDLDGLEIASRYLPAVSAAGGDWFDVLPLPDGRVGLVVGDVMGKGIHAAAIMGQLRTATRAFSRLDLPPAQVLCHLDEITPSLGESIATCLYAVCDPRTGRCEMSTAGHLPPVLVHPGGDAELIDIPTGAPLGVGGVPFASVERELAEGALLALFTDGLVEKRHQSLDVGLHTLVQLLRRHQGPLERICDQVLAALHGAPDDDVALLLARLRRPRLPETSVVTVESG is encoded by the coding sequence ATGACCACGCATGACCCTGTTGACCAGGAGGACGAGGCGGGTATCGGCAGCATGGCGACCGCCCCGGGAGGAGTGCTCGATCTGCTGCGGGTCGCCGCCGTGGCGCTGGACGTCGAGGGGCGGATCGCACTGTGGAGCCCGGAGGCTGAACAACTGTTCGGTTACCGCGCGGCCGAGGCGCTGGGGCGCCGCGCGGACAAGCTGCTGGTCCACCCGAAGGACCGGCGCGCGGCCGTGGAGCTCTTCGCACGCGTACGGGCGGGCGACACCTGGGCCGGCGTCTTCCCGGTCCGCCGCCCGGACGGCTCCACCCTGAAGGTGGAGTTCCGCACCATGGGCCTGCGCGACGCCCACGGCGAGGGCTACGCGCTCGGGCTGGCCGCCGACGAGGGGACCGTACGGCGGCTGGAGACCGATCTGGCCGTGTCCGGCTTCCTGATCGGACAGTCGCCGGTGGGGCTCGCGGTGTTCGACACCGAGCTGCGCTGGCTGCGCGCCAACCCGGCCCTCCAGCAGATGAACTCCATCACCGAGCCCCAGGTGCGCGGCCACCGCCTCGGGGAGGTGCTGCCCGGGCTCGACGTCGAGGCCATCGAGGCCGCGATGCGGCATGTGCTGGAGTCCGGTGAACCGCTGCTGGACCAGCAGAGCATCGGCCGGACCCCGGCCGACCCCGACCATGACCACGCCTGGTCGGAGTCGTACTACCGGCTGGAGGACCCCAGCGGCCGGATCCTCGGCGTCGCCGTCTCCATCATGGACATCTCCCGGCGCCACCGGGAGACCAGCGAGATCGCCGAGGCGCGCGAGCGGCTGGCCGTGATCGCCGACGCCAGCGTCCGCATCGGCACCACGCTGGATCTGCGGCAGACCGCCCAGGAACTCGCCGATGTGACCGTGCCCCGGCTCGCCGACCTCGCGGCCGTCGACGTCCTGGACTCCGTGGTGCACCGCGAGGCCACCCCCCGGGTGTGGGCCGACGGCTCCGCCCGCTTCCGGGCGCTGGCCGTCGCCGCCGGCTACCCCACCGACGCCGTCCACGCGGCGGACCCGGTCGGCGAGATCGCCCGCTACGAGCCCACCCGGCTGATCACCCAGTGCGTCCGCGAGGCCCGGCCGATCCTGGTGCCGCACGTGACCGAGCAGGACGTCCGGCGGATCGCCCGGGACGACGACGCCGCCCGGGTGCTGCTGCGCGAGGGCGTGCACTCGTACATCGCCGCCCCGCTGATCGCCCGCGGCAGTGTGCTCGGCACCCTCAGCCTGCACCGCACCATCAACCCCAGGCCGTTCGACGAGGAGGACCTCACCCTCGCCTGCGAACTGGCCATCCGCGCCGCCCTGTGCATCGACAACGCCCGGCTCTACGCCCGCGAACGCGACGCCGCGCTCACCCTCCAGCGCAGCCTGCTCTCCCAGCAGCCGCGCGACCTGGACGGCCTGGAGATCGCCTCCCGGTATCTGCCCGCGGTCAGCGCCGCCGGCGGCGACTGGTTCGATGTGCTGCCGCTCCCGGACGGCCGGGTCGGGCTGGTGGTCGGCGACGTGATGGGCAAGGGCATCCACGCCGCGGCGATCATGGGCCAGCTGCGCACCGCCACCCGGGCCTTCTCCCGGCTCGACCTGCCCCCGGCCCAGGTGCTGTGCCATCTCGACGAGATCACGCCCAGCCTGGGGGAGTCCATCGCCACCTGTCTCTACGCGGTCTGCGATCCGCGCACCGGGCGGTGCGAGATGTCCACGGCCGGCCATCTGCCGCCGGTGCTGGTGCATCCCGGCGGGGACGCCGAACTCATCGACATCCCCACCGGCGCGCCGCTGGGCGTCGGCGGCGTCCCCTTCGCCTCGGTGGAGCGGGAGCTGGCCGAGGGGGCGCTGCTGGCCCTGTTCACCGACGGCCTGGTGGAAAAGCGCCATCAGTCCCTCGACGTCGGACTGCACACCCTGGTCCAGCTGCTGCGCCGGCACCAGGGCCCGCTGGAGCGGATCTGCGACCAGGTGCTGGCCGCGCTGCACGGGGCGCCGGACGACGATGTGGCCCTGCTGCTGGCCCGGCTGCGCCGCCCTCGCCTGCCGGAGACGTCCGTGGTTACCGTGGAAAGTGGCTGA
- a CDS encoding caspase family protein — protein sequence MSTGLSVHIGLNQVDPAAYDGWSGELGACEQDAVDMAGIADAAGFDVTDPLLSPAATAETVTATLEAAAGRLAEGDILFLTYSGHGGQVPDLNHDETGDRLDETWVLHDRQLVDDELFELFGKFAKGVRIWLLSDSCHSGTVARRLPELLSAQELDRRFSTADPAEVGRRIRAMPQSVQSAVYRRDRDAYDRIQNTRTAKDLARIDASVLQISGCQDNQTSADGIVNGLFTATLLEVWRGGAFAGSYRGLHREIVKRMPPDQTPHLFQVGAPNSAFARQRPFTI from the coding sequence ATGTCAACCGGCCTCTCCGTCCATATCGGACTCAACCAGGTCGACCCCGCCGCCTACGACGGCTGGAGCGGTGAGCTGGGCGCCTGCGAGCAGGACGCCGTCGACATGGCCGGGATCGCCGACGCCGCGGGGTTCGATGTGACCGACCCGCTGCTGAGCCCGGCCGCCACCGCGGAGACCGTCACCGCCACCCTGGAGGCCGCGGCCGGGCGGCTGGCCGAGGGGGACATCCTCTTCCTCACCTACTCGGGCCACGGCGGTCAGGTGCCCGATCTCAACCACGACGAGACCGGGGACCGGCTGGACGAGACCTGGGTGCTCCACGACCGGCAGCTGGTCGACGACGAGCTCTTCGAGCTGTTCGGAAAGTTCGCCAAGGGGGTGCGGATCTGGCTGCTCTCCGACAGCTGCCACAGCGGCACCGTGGCCCGGCGGCTGCCCGAGCTGCTCAGCGCCCAGGAGCTCGACCGGCGCTTCAGCACCGCCGACCCCGCGGAGGTCGGCCGCAGGATCCGGGCCATGCCCCAGTCGGTGCAGTCCGCCGTCTACCGGCGCGACCGGGACGCCTACGACCGCATCCAGAACACCCGCACCGCCAAGGACCTCGCCAGAATCGACGCCAGCGTGCTGCAGATCTCCGGCTGCCAGGACAACCAGACCTCCGCCGACGGAATCGTCAACGGCCTGTTCACCGCCACGCTGCTGGAGGTCTGGCGGGGCGGTGCCTTCGCGGGCAGCTACCGCGGACTGCACCGTGAGATCGTCAAGCGGATGCCGCCCGACCAGACGCCCCACCTCTTCCAGGTGGGCGCGCCGAACTCCGCCTTCGCCCGGCAGCGGCCCTTCACCATCTGA
- a CDS encoding TetR/AcrR family transcriptional regulator, with the protein MSDTNRRPPSGAATLRADKTAAIAEAVLDELAEHGYGRLSMEAVAKRAGVGKSALYRRWPSKQRMVIAVVSELSVALVEEPDTGSLRGDVLAALHAVADWLTHPRFSRILPDLIAEAQRDEELFQALARCVGEPRRARAIGMLDRAAERGELPRDLDRELALDLLGGLVYWRVSARGAALEPGYFERAADMALRALGARPHGE; encoded by the coding sequence ATGTCGGACACCAACCGGCGCCCCCCGAGCGGCGCCGCCACCCTGCGTGCGGACAAGACCGCCGCCATCGCCGAGGCCGTTCTGGACGAACTCGCGGAGCACGGATACGGCCGGCTGTCGATGGAGGCCGTGGCCAAACGGGCCGGAGTGGGCAAGAGCGCCCTGTACCGGCGGTGGCCCTCCAAACAGCGGATGGTCATCGCGGTCGTATCGGAGCTGAGCGTCGCCCTGGTCGAGGAGCCCGACACCGGATCCCTGCGCGGCGATGTGCTGGCCGCACTGCACGCGGTCGCCGACTGGCTGACCCATCCGCGGTTCTCGCGGATCCTGCCGGACCTGATCGCCGAGGCGCAGCGGGACGAGGAGCTGTTCCAGGCCCTGGCCCGCTGCGTCGGCGAGCCGCGGCGCGCCCGCGCCATCGGCATGCTGGACCGGGCGGCCGAGCGCGGTGAGCTGCCGCGGGACCTCGACCGCGAGCTGGCGCTCGATCTGCTCGGCGGGCTGGTCTACTGGCGCGTCTCGGCCCGTGGGGCGGCCCTGGAGCCCGGCTACTTCGAGCGCGCCGCCGATATGGCGCTGCGGGCCCTGGGCGCCCGGCCGCACGGGGAGTGA
- a CDS encoding nuclear transport factor 2 family protein, producing the protein MDDRIKVFERAKELLLDHDMMGFANLWAVDGTMEFPFAPAGRPRLLEGREAVRAYVRDYADHIDLRGVAHQVIHRTEDPEVLIVEFSMDAVAVSSGRPLRPSYIAVITVRNGEIASYRDYWNPLMLSEVGFGAEEDRTDD; encoded by the coding sequence ATGGACGACCGCATCAAGGTGTTCGAGCGGGCGAAGGAACTGCTGCTCGACCACGACATGATGGGATTCGCGAACCTGTGGGCCGTCGACGGCACCATGGAGTTCCCCTTCGCTCCGGCCGGCCGGCCGCGCCTGCTGGAAGGGCGTGAGGCCGTGCGCGCATATGTGCGGGACTACGCCGACCACATCGATCTGCGCGGCGTCGCACATCAGGTCATCCACCGCACCGAGGACCCCGAGGTGCTGATCGTGGAGTTCTCGATGGACGCCGTGGCCGTTTCGTCCGGCCGTCCGCTGCGCCCCTCGTACATCGCCGTCATCACCGTCCGGAACGGCGAGATCGCCTCGTACCGCGACTACTGGAACCCGCTGATGCTCAGCGAGGTCGGCTTCGGTGCCGAGGAGGACCGGACCGATGACTGA
- a CDS encoding NAD(P)H-binding protein — protein sequence MTEPTVLVLGATGNTGSEVLRMVRAQGVRALAATRRPEAAAGAGETVRFDWHDPAGHAAALDGVERIYLVSPLGVAEPRPMVEPFLNTAVAQGVRRVVLLSSSAVPEAPTGLGALHTLVKETVPEWAVLRPSWFMQNFTGDHAVAHAIRGDGEIVTATGDGRVAFVDARDIAAVATRALLDDRPHNTDHVITGPEALGYAEAARIVTEVSGRPVRHAAVEAGELRKRLEAMGIPAEFAAVLAGLDEDIRHGAEDRTTDTVQRVTGRAPRSFRAFAEAHRAAFAPAPAA from the coding sequence ATGACTGAACCCACTGTTCTGGTCCTCGGCGCCACCGGGAACACCGGCTCCGAGGTGCTGCGGATGGTGCGCGCCCAGGGCGTGCGGGCGCTGGCCGCCACCCGGCGGCCCGAGGCCGCGGCCGGGGCGGGCGAGACCGTCCGGTTCGACTGGCACGACCCGGCCGGCCATGCGGCGGCGCTGGACGGCGTGGAGCGGATCTATCTCGTCTCGCCCCTGGGGGTGGCCGAGCCGCGGCCCATGGTCGAGCCGTTCCTGAACACCGCTGTCGCCCAGGGCGTACGGCGGGTGGTGCTGCTGAGCTCCTCCGCGGTCCCCGAGGCGCCCACGGGCCTCGGCGCGCTGCACACGCTGGTGAAGGAGACCGTTCCGGAGTGGGCGGTGCTGCGGCCCTCGTGGTTCATGCAGAACTTCACCGGTGACCATGCGGTGGCCCACGCCATCCGCGGCGACGGCGAGATCGTCACCGCCACCGGGGACGGCAGGGTGGCCTTCGTCGACGCGAGGGACATCGCCGCCGTCGCCACCCGGGCCCTGCTGGACGACCGCCCGCACAACACGGACCACGTCATCACCGGCCCCGAGGCGCTCGGCTACGCGGAGGCGGCGCGCATCGTGACCGAGGTCTCCGGGCGGCCGGTCCGCCATGCCGCGGTGGAGGCCGGGGAGTTGCGGAAGAGGCTGGAGGCGATGGGGATACCGGCGGAGTTCGCCGCGGTGCTCGCCGGGCTGGACGAGGACATCCGGCACGGCGCGGAGGACCGGACGACCGACACCGTCCAGCGGGTCACGGGACGCGCTCCCCGCTCCTTCCGCGCCTTCGCCGAGGCACACCGCGCCGCCTTCGCCCCGGCGCCCGCCGCCTGA